Proteins encoded by one window of Mercenaria mercenaria strain notata chromosome 4, MADL_Memer_1, whole genome shotgun sequence:
- the LOC123551020 gene encoding uncharacterized protein LOC123551020 isoform X2: MENGTQIGPWHRLIIKEEINGWFSLIISGADNMAAGMYRCGVGQYQSEGTELRVECKPEKVEVRLTPEKFIEIKMNTVFPVPKLNFTLTDESMNGTAVTFQYPKCRGHSWIQDCVWTSTTVFPDGLHSYTLIATTFTKTLFTGIFN, from the exons ATGGAAAACGGAACACAAATTGGACCTTGGCATAGGCTAATAATTAAAGAAGAAATCAACGGATGGTTTTCGTTGATAATAAGTGGTGCAGATAATATGGCTGCAGGCATGTATAGGTGTGGAGTAGGACAGTACCAGTCTGAAGGAACAGAGTTGCGTGTCGAGT GTAAACCCGAAAAAGTTGAGGTTCGTCTTACACCCGAAAAGTTTATAGAAATTAAGATGAACACAGTGTTTCCTGTCCCAAAGCTTAACTTCACGCTTACG GACGAATCAATGAACGGTACTGCAGTAACGTTTCAATATCCGAAATGCAGGGGCCACAGCTGGATACAAGACTGCGTTTGGACTTCAACAACAGTCTTTCCTGACGGTCTTCACAGCTACACATTAATTGCAACAACATTTACTAAGACATTATTCACAGGAATCTTTAATTGA
- the LOC123551020 gene encoding uncharacterized protein LOC123551020 isoform X1, with the protein MRLSGYIQAIYVAIATICFIIADARVWLEAPSVANCRGDTVLTCHYCDTPLTKRTWSRKIGHVWETIMENGTQIGPWHRLIIKEEINGWFSLIISGADNMAAGMYRCGVGQYQSEGTELRVECKPEKVEVRLTPEKFIEIKMNTVFPVPKLNFTLTDESMNGTAVTFQYPKCRGHSWIQDCVWTSTTVFPDGLHSYTLIATTFTKTLFTGIFN; encoded by the exons ATGAGACTGTCTGGATATATTCAGGCTATTTACGTTGCAATCGCaactatttgttttataatag CTGACGCAAGAGTATGGTTAGAAGCTCCTTCGGTTGCAAACTGTCGCGGGGATACAGTCTTAACCTGCCACTACTGTGATACGCCTTTAACCAAGAGGACGTGGAGCAGAAAAATTGGGCACGTCTGGGAAACAATTATGGAAAACGGAACACAAATTGGACCTTGGCATAGGCTAATAATTAAAGAAGAAATCAACGGATGGTTTTCGTTGATAATAAGTGGTGCAGATAATATGGCTGCAGGCATGTATAGGTGTGGAGTAGGACAGTACCAGTCTGAAGGAACAGAGTTGCGTGTCGAGT GTAAACCCGAAAAAGTTGAGGTTCGTCTTACACCCGAAAAGTTTATAGAAATTAAGATGAACACAGTGTTTCCTGTCCCAAAGCTTAACTTCACGCTTACG GACGAATCAATGAACGGTACTGCAGTAACGTTTCAATATCCGAAATGCAGGGGCCACAGCTGGATACAAGACTGCGTTTGGACTTCAACAACAGTCTTTCCTGACGGTCTTCACAGCTACACATTAATTGCAACAACATTTACTAAGACATTATTCACAGGAATCTTTAATTGA
- the LOC123551021 gene encoding degenerin mec-10-like translates to MSEKRDFRALFKELGETSSLHGIPKIASSRQILVKVLWCILLLGTMSAFTIQLHGLFKEFYSYPTRTSVRLNFRPLAFPAMTFCNMNPLKYTHIFDYDTLTKIDLQQWVADYEGDTSWLNDYINEDVLEEHNSTRDKYDAWKSRFLTEFRNLSAENRSAVGHQKEDFIHSAVFSGHRMKLTSFKKVLSHVYGNCYTLDEDKLIARGSGHKNSLKIVFNIETEEYLEDYTSAYGVRMVLHEKGTYPLPEGEGLTLSSRSETHIGLRMSRILRLGGKYGDCTSGDKFEEKYHIKYTVPVCHSMCEIENLKSKCQCVPPSALSFVDKDDLRLCDAGDDETCIENVIDDIHNGNIQCGCYSRCNEDVFSTTYSSRVWPHKTYLKKVLLEETCKRNVNKTGWNLFMYICSEISENNDVADEYLDQISSNFLSVYIYFEDLNYEIVSEEPLYNTLRFLSDIGGAMGLYMGASVLTYVETLQIALEVFLLFKQKWMRTTPIENFRSC, encoded by the exons ATGTCAGAGAAAAGAGATTTTAGGGCACTTTTTAAAGAGCTAGGAGAAACAAGTTCACTTCACGGAATTCCAAAAATTGCTTCATCAAGACAAATACTTGTGAAAGTGTTATGGTGCATCTTACTTCTAG GCACGATGTCGGCATTTACAATTCAACTCCATGGTTTATTCAAAGAGTTTTACTCATACCCAACAAGGACGTCAGTTCGACTTAACTTTCGACCACTCGCTTTTCCAGCAATGACGTTTTGCAACATGAATCCATTAAAATATACCCATATTTTTGACTATGATACGCTGACGAAAATAGATTTGCAACAATGGGTGGCGGATTATGAAGGCGACACAAGCTGGCTTAACGATTATATAAACGAAGATGTACTTGAAGAACACAATAGCACTAGGGACAAGTATGACGCATGGAAGAGTAGATTTCTTACTGAGTTTAGAAATCTTTCAGCTGAAAATAGATCAGCTGTTGGTCAccaaaaagaagattttattcACAGCGCGGTTTTCtcag GCCATCGAATGAAACTAACATCCTTTAAAAAAGTACTGTCACACGTGTATGGAAACTGTTATACATTAGACGAGGACAAATTAATTGCTAGAGGAAGTGGTCACAAAAATAGTCTTAAGATTGTTTTCAACATTGAAACTGAAGAATATCTCGAAGATTACACCTCTGCCTATGGAGTTCGCATGGTTTTACATGAGAAAGGGACTTACCCACTTCCAGAAGGTGAAGGACTCACACTTAGCTCTAGGTCTGAAACCCATATAGGATTACGCATGTCTAGAATATTGCGACTCGGGGGGAAGTATGGCGATTGTACAAGTGGTGAcaagtttgaagaaaaatatcACATTAAGTATACTGTTCCAGTCTGCCACTCAATGTGTGAGATAGAAAATTTGAAATCTAAATGTCAATGTGTACCTCCATCAGCCTTGAGTTTTGTAGACAAAGACGATTTACGGCTGTGTGACGCCGGCGAcgatgaaacatgtattgaaaacgTTATTGACGATATACACAACGGCAATATACAATGTGGCTGCTATTCCCGTTGTAATGAAGATGTATTTTCGACAACATATTCAAGTCGAGTATGGCCACACAAGACATATTTGAAAAAAGTCCTGTTAGAGGAAACTTGCAAAAGAAATGTCAATAAAACGGGCTGGAATCTATTCATGTATATATGTTCAGAAATATCAGAAAACAATGATGTAGCAGATGAGTACTTGGatcaaatttcttcaaactttcttTCAGTTTATATCTACTTTGAGGACTTAAATTATGAAATTGTCTCTGAAGAGCCACTGTACAACACGCTGCGGTTTCTTTCTGATATTGGCGGCGCTATGGGTCTATATATGGGCGCTTCCGTACTTACTTATGTAGAAACTCTTCAAATTGCCTTGGAAGTGTTTCTACTTTTTAAGCAAAAGTGGATGAGGACAACACCTATCGAAAATTTCCGTTCGTGCTAA
- the LOC123552668 gene encoding amiloride-sensitive sodium channel subunit gamma-2-like — protein MSEKRDIRTLFKELGETSSLHGIPKIVSSRQLIVKALWCILLLGTMSVFVIQLHGLFAEFYSYPTKTSVRLNFRPLAFPAMTFCNMNPLKLSHLSDFETLWEIDNYQYIADNKDDWGLSDSYLSQYLGEDVLEDHNNTRDKYDAWKTRFLTEFRNLSAENRSNVGHQKEDFIHSAVFSGHRMKLTSFKKVLSHVYGNCYTLDEDKLIARGSGHKNSLKIVFNIETEEYLEDYTSAYGVRMVLHEKGTYPLPEDEGLTLSSRFETHIGLRMSRVLRLGGKYGDCTNGNEFEEKYHIKYTVPVCHSMCEIENLKSKCQCIPPSSLSTVDKDVSRLCDADDDETCIENVIDDIHDGNIQCDCYSRCNEDVFSTTYSSRVWPHKTYLKKVLLQEACKRNVNKTGWNLFTDICYEISENIEVADENLDKIASNFLAVYIYFEDLNYEIISEEPLYNTLRFLSDIGGAMGLYMGASVLTYVEILQVALEVFLFFKQKWMRTTPIEKFSS, from the exons atgtccgagAAAAGAGATATTAGGACGCTTTTTAAAGAGCTAGGAGAGACAAGTTCACTTCATGGAATTCCAAAAATTGTTTCATCAAGACAACTGATTGTTAAGGCTTTATGGTGCATCTTACTTCTAG GCACGATGTCGGTATTCGTCATCCAGCTCCATGGCTTGTTTGCGGAGTTTTACTCGTATCCGACGAAGACATCAGTCCGGCTTAACTTTCGTCCGCTCGCATTTCCGGCAATGACATTTTGCAACATGAATCCGTTAAAACTTAGCCATCTCTCTGACTTTGAAACACTGTGGGAAATAGATAATTATCAATATATAGCGGATAATAAGGACGATTGGGGATTGTCTGACAGCTATTTAAGCCAGTATTTAGGCGAAGATGTACTGGAAGACCACAATAACACTAGGGACAAGTATGACGCATGGAAAACTAGATTTCTTACAGAATTTAGAAATCTTTCAGCTGAAAATAGATCAAATGTTGGTCAtcaaaaagaagattttattcATAGCGCAGTTTTCTCAG GCCATCGAATGAAACTAACATCCTTTAAAAAAGTTCTGTCACACGTGTATGGGAACTGTTATACATTAGACGAGGACAAATTAATTGCTAGAGGAAGTGGTCACAAAAATAGTCtaaaaattgttttcaacatTGAAACTGAAGAATATCTCGAAGATTACACCTCCGCCTATGGAGTTCGCATGGTTTTACATGAAAAAGGGACTTACCCACTTCCAGAAGATGAAGGACTCACACTCAGTTCCAGGTTTGAAACCCATATCGGACTACGCATGTCTAGAGTATTGAGACTCGGAGGAAAGTATGGCGATTGTACAAATGGGAAcgaatttgaagaaaaatatcacATTAAGTATACTGTTCCAGTCTGCCACTCAATGTGTGAGATAGAAAATTTGAAATCTAAATGTCAGTGTATACCTCCATCGTCCTTGAGTACTGTAGACAAAGACGTTTCACGGCTGTGTGACGCCGACGAcgatgaaacatgtattgaaaacgTTATTGACGATATACACGACGGCAATATACAATGTGACTGCTATTCCCGTTGTAATGAAGATGTATTTTCAACAACATATTCAAGTCGAGTATGGCCACACAAGACATATTTGAAAAAAGTCCTGTTACAGGAAGCTTGCAAAAGAAATGTCAATAAAACGGGCTGGAATCTATTCACGGATATATGTTACGAAATATCAGAAAACATTGAAGTAGCAGATGAGAACCTAGAtaaaattgcttcaaacttccTTGCGGTTTATATCTACTTTGAGGacttaaattatgaaattatcTCTGAAGAGCCACTATACAACACGTTGCGGTTTCTTTCTGACATTGGAGGCGCTATGGGGCTATATATGGGCGCTTCAGTACTTACTTATGTAGAGATTCTGCAAGTTGCCTTAGAAGTGTTTCTATTCTTTAAGCAAAAGTGGATGAGGACAACACCTATCGAAAAGTTCAgttcataa